The proteins below come from a single Chryseobacterium sp. MA9 genomic window:
- a CDS encoding tetratricopeptide repeat protein, which yields MEKFQRYYLSFLLLIVYTNTIAQVNCNAVEGENCKKACELYNWASDLQGFAESQEGFDKAIELCPDFSHAYMEKAVPYLKNGDFVTWKILIDKAVALNPQMHLGYRGWTKFQFLRDYKGAIQDLEGLKKYYPGDLGRSQNGDYNLDIVRAMSYSALGQKEKAAGIIERLLVTRGYVKGMFDHYQLGVTYFELGRYDKALENFEKQSKEYNFAENIYFKSKVSKIRNKDYLDLKMLALQTYDEGKTMKDVYTHHFNKVYRKEIEEL from the coding sequence ATGGAAAAGTTTCAGAGGTATTACCTTAGCTTTTTGTTACTTATCGTTTACACCAATACTATTGCACAGGTCAACTGTAATGCAGTAGAGGGTGAGAACTGCAAAAAAGCGTGTGAGTTATACAACTGGGCTTCAGATTTACAAGGTTTCGCAGAATCTCAGGAAGGCTTTGATAAAGCCATTGAACTGTGTCCTGATTTCTCCCACGCTTATATGGAAAAAGCAGTTCCATATCTTAAAAACGGGGATTTCGTAACCTGGAAAATTTTAATTGATAAAGCAGTTGCTTTAAATCCACAAATGCACCTTGGCTATAGAGGCTGGACTAAGTTTCAGTTTTTAAGAGACTATAAAGGCGCTATTCAGGATTTAGAAGGACTAAAAAAATATTATCCCGGAGACCTAGGACGGTCTCAAAATGGAGACTATAATCTGGACATAGTAAGAGCTATGTCTTACAGCGCGTTAGGACAGAAAGAAAAAGCTGCTGGGATTATAGAAAGGCTTCTGGTAACCAGAGGTTACGTGAAGGGAATGTTTGATCATTATCAGTTGGGAGTAACTTATTTCGAGCTGGGAAGGTATGACAAAGCCCTGGAAAATTTTGAAAAGCAAAGCAAAGAATACAACTTTGCCGAGAATATATACTTTAAAAGTAAAGTTTCTAAGATCAGAAACAAAGATTATTTAGATTTAAAAATGTTAGCCCTACAAACGTATGATGAAGGAAAGACCATGAAAGATGTCTACACTCATCACTTTAACAAAGTCTACAGAAAAGAGATTGAAGAGCTGTAG
- the miaB gene encoding tRNA (N6-isopentenyl adenosine(37)-C2)-methylthiotransferase MiaB — MQEKYIDETKQGEAFAIAERPENSKKLFLESYGCQMNFSDSEIVASILNEQGYNTTMKVEEADLILLNTCSIREKAEQTVRMRLSQFKNLKKEKPNMTVGVLGCMAERLKTKFLEEEQLVDLVVGPDAYRDLPNLLKETDDGRDAINVILSKEETYADINPVRLGGNGVTAFVTITRGCDNMCTFCVVPFTRGRERSRDPHSIIDECKDLANNGYKEITLLGQNVDSYLWYGGGPKKDFAKASEMQKATAVNFAQLLDLVAKAVPELRIRFSTSNPQDMSLDVFRMMAKHDNICKYVHLPVQSGSNNMLEAMNRQHTREEYLDLIKKAKEIVPEVAFSQDMIVGFCNETEEDHQDTLSLMREVEYDYGYMFAYSERPGTPAHKKMEDNIPADVKQRRLAEVIALQGELSSQRMKSYVGRIHEVLIEGISKKNKNQWKGRNSQNAVCVFDKLEGQKIGDIVNVFVHDNTQGTLLGRTAE; from the coding sequence GTGCAGGAAAAATATATAGACGAAACGAAACAGGGCGAAGCTTTTGCCATTGCTGAAAGACCGGAAAATTCTAAAAAACTGTTTTTAGAAAGCTATGGCTGTCAGATGAATTTCTCTGACTCTGAAATTGTTGCATCCATCCTTAATGAACAGGGATACAATACAACAATGAAGGTAGAAGAAGCAGACCTGATTCTTTTAAATACATGCTCCATCCGAGAAAAAGCAGAACAGACCGTGAGAATGCGTCTTTCCCAGTTCAAAAACCTGAAAAAAGAAAAGCCGAATATGACGGTGGGTGTTTTAGGGTGTATGGCGGAAAGACTGAAAACGAAATTCTTAGAGGAGGAACAATTGGTTGATCTTGTTGTAGGCCCGGATGCTTATAGAGACTTACCCAATCTTTTAAAAGAAACTGATGATGGAAGAGATGCGATCAATGTAATTCTTTCCAAAGAAGAAACCTATGCGGATATTAACCCTGTTCGTCTGGGCGGAAATGGAGTTACAGCTTTTGTTACCATCACCAGAGGTTGCGATAACATGTGTACATTCTGTGTAGTTCCTTTTACCAGAGGGAGAGAAAGAAGCCGTGATCCGCACTCTATTATAGATGAATGTAAAGACCTTGCCAACAACGGATATAAAGAAATTACCCTTCTAGGACAAAACGTAGACTCTTACCTTTGGTATGGAGGAGGCCCTAAAAAAGATTTTGCCAAAGCTTCTGAAATGCAGAAGGCAACAGCCGTTAACTTTGCTCAGCTACTTGATTTAGTGGCTAAAGCTGTTCCTGAACTGAGAATCAGATTCTCTACCTCAAATCCACAGGATATGAGTCTGGATGTATTCAGAATGATGGCAAAACATGATAATATTTGCAAATATGTACACCTTCCTGTACAAAGTGGAAGCAATAATATGCTTGAAGCGATGAACAGACAGCATACCCGCGAAGAATATCTGGATCTGATTAAAAAAGCGAAGGAAATAGTTCCTGAAGTCGCTTTTTCTCAGGATATGATCGTTGGATTCTGTAATGAAACAGAAGAAGATCATCAGGATACTTTAAGCCTGATGAGAGAAGTGGAATATGACTACGGTTATATGTTCGCTTACTCAGAAAGACCGGGAACTCCGGCTCACAAGAAAATGGAAGACAATATTCCTGCTGATGTAAAACAGAGACGTCTTGCTGAGGTTATTGCTCTTCAGGGAGAACTTTCAAGCCAAAGAATGAAATCTTATGTAGGAAGAATACATGAGGTTCTGATTGAAGGGATTTCCAAGAAGAACAAAAACCAATGGAAAGGAAGAAACTCCCAAAATGCCGTATGTGTCTTCGATAAGCTTGAAGGGCAGAAAATAGGTGACATTGTGAACGTTTTTGTACATGACAATACACAAGGCACACTTTTAGGGAGAACAGCGGAATAA
- a CDS encoding energy transducer TonB, which yields MKNIFLMFFLAFVSMFKAQILDEYPEKQSFYEGGIVNFYKDAHEYLVNNKFKECDEKEIYQPRIIVTEKAEVKFIKDSDTANIARNKCAYDLSRELLKNLKKWKPAEAKGWKIGAITEFILYPKDLMSNYQPGYDANRFVAHTKYPEGAKVFHTLFHDHFMTIFADYQLNGKVNLEFYINKDGNIIKPRIYPEVDNKNFNNDFMRTLARMKKVWIPAFYKDIPIVERISFPVQFSITFTER from the coding sequence ATGAAAAATATATTTCTTATGTTTTTCCTGGCCTTTGTATCTATGTTTAAAGCTCAGATACTTGATGAATACCCGGAAAAACAAAGTTTTTATGAAGGAGGAATCGTTAACTTCTATAAAGATGCCCATGAATATCTTGTTAATAATAAATTTAAAGAGTGTGATGAAAAAGAGATTTATCAGCCAAGAATTATTGTAACAGAAAAAGCTGAAGTTAAATTCATCAAAGATTCGGATACAGCTAATATCGCAAGAAACAAATGTGCGTATGATTTGTCCAGGGAGCTTCTTAAAAATCTTAAAAAGTGGAAGCCGGCTGAAGCAAAAGGCTGGAAAATTGGGGCTATTACCGAATTTATTTTATATCCAAAGGATTTGATGAGCAATTATCAGCCGGGTTATGATGCCAACAGATTTGTAGCACATACCAAATATCCGGAAGGAGCAAAGGTTTTTCATACGTTATTTCATGATCATTTTATGACGATTTTTGCGGATTACCAGCTTAACGGGAAAGTAAATCTTGAATTTTATATCAATAAAGACGGGAATATTATTAAACCTAGAATTTACCCTGAAGTCGATAATAAAAATTTCAATAATGATTTTATGAGGACTCTTGCAAGGATGAAAAAGGTTTGGATACCAGCGTTTTATAAAGATATTCCTATTGTTGAGAGAATTTCATTTCCGGTACAGTTTTCAATAACATTTACCGAAAGATAA
- a CDS encoding thiamine pyrophosphate-dependent enzyme: MAKNIAEQIVEMLENANVKRIYAVTGDSLNHLNIAVKKSSIQWIHVRHEEVGAYAAAAEAELDGLAVCAGSCGPGHVHLINGVYEAHRSHVPMLVIASTIPSDEMGMDYFQETNTIKLFDDCSYYNQMITRPEQVQRTVQTAIQHAISKKGVAVIGLPGDVSELDAEEGPTSPQIFKTNPVIRPSDDELKQLAALVNGSKKITLYCGVGAGKASAEVIELSKLLKAPVGYSFRGKMAIQPNNPNEVGLTGLLGFPSAYHAMHEADLVLLLGTDFPYQKFMPVKNKIVQIDESPERLGRRAKLELGLAGDIKETIKALIPLLEEKTDVHFLNEQLAFYDKVKENQLEYVKDFGKENAIQPEYVAHTLDKLAKKDAIFTVDTGMCCVWGARFITGTGERKMLGSFNHGSMANAMPMAIGAALAHPEKEVIAMCGDGGLSMLLGDMATIFQYKLPVKLIVFNNRTLGMVKLEMEVGGMPDNETDMINPDFAMVAHAMGYPGKNVHLPEEVESAIKECLDHNGPYLLNIFTNPNALALPPKIEFDQIMGMTKSMAQLMLGGKMDEVFETVKTNYKHIKGLL; the protein is encoded by the coding sequence AAAGAATTTATGCAGTAACCGGTGACAGCCTCAATCATCTGAATATTGCTGTCAAAAAAAGCAGTATCCAGTGGATTCATGTAAGGCACGAGGAAGTAGGAGCTTATGCCGCTGCCGCCGAGGCTGAACTTGATGGTTTGGCAGTGTGTGCAGGAAGTTGTGGCCCAGGTCATGTTCATCTTATCAATGGAGTTTATGAAGCACATCGCTCTCATGTTCCTATGCTGGTGATTGCTTCCACGATTCCCAGTGACGAAATGGGAATGGATTACTTTCAGGAGACCAATACAATAAAACTGTTTGATGACTGCAGTTATTATAATCAGATGATTACAAGACCGGAGCAGGTACAGAGAACCGTTCAGACGGCCATTCAACATGCTATTTCTAAAAAAGGAGTTGCTGTAATAGGCCTTCCGGGAGATGTTTCTGAACTGGATGCGGAAGAAGGACCTACTTCTCCCCAAATTTTTAAAACCAATCCTGTTATAAGACCTTCTGATGATGAGTTGAAGCAGCTGGCGGCATTGGTGAATGGCAGCAAAAAAATAACTTTATACTGCGGAGTTGGAGCAGGGAAGGCAAGTGCTGAAGTTATAGAATTGTCTAAACTTTTAAAAGCGCCTGTAGGGTATTCATTCCGCGGGAAAATGGCCATTCAGCCTAATAATCCTAATGAAGTGGGGCTTACCGGGCTGTTGGGCTTTCCTTCAGCATATCACGCAATGCACGAAGCAGATCTGGTTCTTCTTTTAGGGACTGATTTTCCGTACCAGAAGTTCATGCCGGTAAAAAATAAAATTGTACAGATAGATGAAAGCCCGGAAAGATTGGGTAGAAGAGCAAAACTTGAACTAGGCCTTGCAGGGGACATCAAAGAAACGATAAAGGCATTGATTCCTTTATTAGAAGAAAAAACGGATGTTCATTTCCTGAACGAACAATTGGCATTTTATGATAAAGTAAAAGAGAATCAGTTGGAGTATGTAAAGGATTTTGGAAAAGAAAATGCTATCCAGCCGGAATATGTGGCCCATACTTTAGATAAGCTTGCTAAAAAAGATGCTATTTTCACTGTTGACACCGGGATGTGCTGTGTATGGGGAGCCAGGTTTATTACAGGAACAGGTGAAAGGAAGATGCTTGGCTCTTTTAATCACGGATCAATGGCCAACGCCATGCCGATGGCAATTGGAGCTGCTTTGGCCCATCCCGAAAAAGAAGTTATTGCAATGTGTGGAGACGGAGGATTGTCTATGCTATTGGGAGATATGGCTACTATTTTTCAGTATAAGTTACCAGTAAAATTAATCGTTTTCAACAACAGAACCCTTGGAATGGTTAAGCTGGAAATGGAAGTCGGCGGAATGCCGGATAATGAAACAGATATGATCAATCCGGACTTCGCTATGGTGGCTCATGCAATGGGTTATCCGGGTAAGAATGTACACCTTCCCGAAGAAGTGGAAAGCGCGATCAAAGAATGTTTAGATCACAATGGGCCTTATCTTCTGAACATCTTTACCAATCCCAATGCACTTGCTCTCCCTCCTAAAATTGAATTTGATCAGATCATGGGAATGACAAAATCCATGGCTCAGCTTATGCTTGGGGGCAAAATGGATGAGGTTTTTGAAACGGTAAAAACTAATTATAAACACATCAAAGGCCTGCTATAA